The Oncorhynchus mykiss isolate Arlee chromosome 30, USDA_OmykA_1.1, whole genome shotgun sequence genome includes a window with the following:
- the LOC110521689 gene encoding discoidin domain-containing receptor 2 isoform X3, with protein sequence MKRLWDKHFPLLILLYLVGGVTSQVNPGVCRYPLGMSGGQIQDEDISASSQWSESTAARYGRLDFEEGDGAWCPERTVEPDSLKEFLQVDLRSLHFITLVGTQGRHAGGIGNEFAQMYKIKYSRDGSRWISWRNRQGNQVIEGNRNAYDIMLKDLEPPIIARFVRFMPVSDHSMNVCMRVELYGCEWLDGLVSYNAPAGEQMSLEGQPVHFNDSVYDGAVIYSMTEGLGQLTDGMCGLDDFTHSHVYNVWPGYDYVGWTNESFPNGYVEIMFEFDRTRNFTTMKVHCNNMFMQHIKAFRQVVCYFRSEADWEATPLSFSPVVDDVNPSARFITVSLANHMASAMKCHFYFADAWMMFSEITFQSDTAMYNTTLAPPKTGSGPPTSTQPGDDPTHKIDDSNTRILIGCLVAIIFILVAIIVIILWRQVWQKMLEKSETFAYSHNNPSSSSSSSAPSEQESSSTYERIFPLGPDYQEPSRLIRKLPEFSHSSEEAALTSTVVAVTASKAPTATFAQDGVPHYAEADIVNLQGVTGGNTYAVPALTMDLLSGKDVAVEEFPRKLLTFKEKLGEGQFGEVHLCEAEGMQEFMDEDFSFDISDNQPVLVAVKMLRADANKNARNDFLKEIKIMSRLKDPNIIRLLAVCICSDPLCMITEYMENGDLNQFLSRHEPEGQLALISNAPTVSYSNLCYMATQIASGMRYLSSLNFVHRDLATRNCLVGKNYTIKIADFGMSRNLYSGDYYRIQGRAVLPIRWMSWESILLGKFTTASDVWAFGVTLWETLTFCNEQPYSQLTDEQVIENTGEFFRDQKRQVYLPQPVLCPDSVYKIMLNCWRRNTKERPSFQDIHRALLESQA encoded by the exons atgaagCGCCTGTGGGACAAACACTTTCCGTTGCTCATCCTTCTCTATCTGGTAGGAGGCGTCACCTCACAGGTTAACCCAG GTGTGTGTCGGTACCCTCTGGGGATGTCAGGAGGGCAGATTCAGGATGAAGACATCTCAGCCTCCAGTCAGTGGTCTGAGTCGACTGCTGCTAGATACGGCag gttGGACTTTGAGGAGGGTGATGGCGCGTGGTGTCCAGAGAGAACGGTGGAACCAGACAGCCTGAAGGAGTTCCTCCAGGTAGACCTGCGCTCCCTCCACTTCATCACCCTGGTGGGCACCCAGGGCCGCCACGCAGGGGGCATCGGCAACGAGTTTGCCCAGATGTACAAGATCAAATACAGCCGTGACGGCAGCCGCTGGATCTCCTGGAGGAACAGGCAAGGCAACCAG GTCATTGAGGGGAACAGGAATGCATATGACATCATGCTGAAGGACCTGGAGCCTCCGATCATCGCCCGCTTCGTGAGGTTCATGCCCGTCTCAGACCACTCTATGAACGTCTGCATGAGGGTGGAGCTCTACGGCTGTGAATGGCTCG ACGGTTTGGTGTCCTACAACGCTCCAGCAGGAGAACAGATGAGTCTAGAGGGACAGCCTGTCCACTTCAACGACTCGGTGTACGACGGAGCCGTCATCTACAG TATGACGGAGGGCCTGGGCCAGCTGACTGATGGGATGTGTGGATTAGATGACTTCACCCACAGCCACGTCTACAATGTGTGGCCTGGCTACGACTACGTAGGTTGGACCAACGAGAGCTTCCCCAACGGATACGTGGAGATCATGTTCGAGTTCGACCGCACACGCAACTTCACCACCATGaag gtgcACTGTAACAACATGTTCATGCAGCATATCAAGGCATTCCGCCAGGTGGTGTGTTACTTCCGTTCCGAGGCTGACTGGGAGGCCACGCCCCTTTCCTTCAGCCCTGTGGTGGACGACGTCAATCCCAGCGCCCGATTCATCACTGTCTCTCTGGCCAATCACATGGCCAGTGCTATGAAGTGCCATTTCTACTTCGCTGACGCCTGGATGATGTTTAGCGAAATCACCTTCCAGTCAG ACACAGCCATGTACAATACTACCCTGGCTCCACCCAAGACTGGCAGTGGCCCCCCCACCAGCACTCAACCAG GGGATGACCCCACCCACAAAATAGACGACAGCAACACcagaattctgattggctgcctgGTGGCCATCATCTTTATCCTCGTTgccatcatcgtcatcatcctcTGGAGGCAGGTCTGGCAAAAGATGCTGGAGAAG AGCGAGACATTCGCCTACAGCCACAACAacccttcatcatcatcatcatcgtcagcACCCAGCGAACAGGAGTCTAGCTCCACCTACGAGCGTATCTTCCCCCTGGGCCCTGACTACCAGGAGCCGTCACGACTGATACGCAAGCTACCTGAGTTCTCCCACAGCTCGGAGGAGGCCG CATTGACCAGCACAGTGGTGGCAGTGACAGCCTCCAAGGCTCCCACGGCAACATTTGCCCAGGACGGAGTCCCTCACTATGCCGAGGCAGACATCGTCAACCTGCAGGGCGTAACTGGGGGCAACACGTACGCGGTCCCTGCCCTAACCATGGACCTGCTGTCAGGGAAGGACGTGGCGGTGGAAGAGTTCCCCAGGAAACTGCTCACCTTTAAAGAAAAGCTGGGCGAGGGACAGTTTGGAGAG GTCCACCTGTGTGAGGCAGAGGGCATGCAGGAGTTTATGGATGAGGATTTCTCCTTTGACATCAGTGACAACCAGCCAGTACTGGTGGCTGTTAAGATGCTAAGGGCAGACGCTAACAAAAACGCCAG GAACGACTTCCTGAAGGAGATTAAGATCATGTCTCGTCTGAAGGACCCTAACATCATCCGTCTGCTGGCCGTGTGTATCTGCAGTGACCCCCTCTGCATGATCACAGAGTACATGGAGAATGGAGACCTCAACCAGTTCCTGTCCCGCCATGAACCTGAGGGACAGCTAGCGCTCATCAGCAACGCACCCACTGTCAG CTACAGTAACCTGTGCTACATGGCCACTCAGATTGCCTCAGGGATGAGGTACCTCTCCTCGCTCAACTTTGTCCACAGAGACCTGGCCACGAGGAACTGTCTGGTGGGGAAGAACTACACCATCAAGATCGCTGACTTTGGCATGAGCAGGAACCTGTACAGCGGAGACTACTACCGCATCCAGGGTCGGGCCGTGCTGCCCATACGATGGATGTCCTGGGAGAGCATACTGCTG GGTAAGTTCACCACAGCCAGTGACGTGTGGGCGTTTGGGGTGACTCTGTGGGAGACCCTAACCTTCTGTAACGAGCAGCCTTACTCCCAGCTGACTGACGAACAGGTCATAGAGAACACTGGCGAGTTCTTCAGGGACCAGAAACGACAG GTCTACCTTCCCCAGCCAGTGCTGTGTCCTGACTCTGTGTATAAGATCATGCTGAATTGTTGGAGGAGGAACACCAAGGAGAGGCCTTCCTTCCAGGACATCCACCGAGCACTACTGGAGAGCCAAGCTTAG
- the LOC110521689 gene encoding discoidin domain-containing receptor 2 isoform X1 encodes MKRLWDKHFPLLILLYLVGGVTSQVNPGVCRYPLGMSGGQIQDEDISASSQWSESTAARYGRLDFEEGDGAWCPERTVEPDSLKEFLQVDLRSLHFITLVGTQGRHAGGIGNEFAQMYKIKYSRDGSRWISWRNRQGNQVIEGNRNAYDIMLKDLEPPIIARFVRFMPVSDHSMNVCMRVELYGCEWLDGLVSYNAPAGEQMSLEGQPVHFNDSVYDGAVIYSMTEGLGQLTDGMCGLDDFTHSHVYNVWPGYDYVGWTNESFPNGYVEIMFEFDRTRNFTTMKVHCNNMFMQHIKAFRQVVCYFRSEADWEATPLSFSPVVDDVNPSARFITVSLANHMASAMKCHFYFADAWMMFSEITFQSDTAMYNTTLAPPKTGSGPPTSTQPGDDPTHKIDDSNTRILIGCLVAIIFILVAIIVIILWRQVWQKMLEKASRRMLDDELTASLSLQSETFAYSHNNPSSSSSSSAPSEQESSSTYERIFPLGPDYQEPSRLIRKLPEFSHSSEEAALTSTVVAVTASKAPTATFAQDGVPHYAEADIVNLQGVTGGNTYAVPALTMDLLSGKDVAVEEFPRKLLTFKEKLGEGQFGEVHLCEAEGMQEFMDEDFSFDISDNQPVLVAVKMLRADANKNARNDFLKEIKIMSRLKDPNIIRLLAVCICSDPLCMITEYMENGDLNQFLSRHEPEGQLALISNAPTVSYSNLCYMATQIASGMRYLSSLNFVHRDLATRNCLVGKNYTIKIADFGMSRNLYSGDYYRIQGRAVLPIRWMSWESILLGKFTTASDVWAFGVTLWETLTFCNEQPYSQLTDEQVIENTGEFFRDQKRQVYLPQPVLCPDSVYKIMLNCWRRNTKERPSFQDIHRALLESQA; translated from the exons atgaagCGCCTGTGGGACAAACACTTTCCGTTGCTCATCCTTCTCTATCTGGTAGGAGGCGTCACCTCACAGGTTAACCCAG GTGTGTGTCGGTACCCTCTGGGGATGTCAGGAGGGCAGATTCAGGATGAAGACATCTCAGCCTCCAGTCAGTGGTCTGAGTCGACTGCTGCTAGATACGGCag gttGGACTTTGAGGAGGGTGATGGCGCGTGGTGTCCAGAGAGAACGGTGGAACCAGACAGCCTGAAGGAGTTCCTCCAGGTAGACCTGCGCTCCCTCCACTTCATCACCCTGGTGGGCACCCAGGGCCGCCACGCAGGGGGCATCGGCAACGAGTTTGCCCAGATGTACAAGATCAAATACAGCCGTGACGGCAGCCGCTGGATCTCCTGGAGGAACAGGCAAGGCAACCAG GTCATTGAGGGGAACAGGAATGCATATGACATCATGCTGAAGGACCTGGAGCCTCCGATCATCGCCCGCTTCGTGAGGTTCATGCCCGTCTCAGACCACTCTATGAACGTCTGCATGAGGGTGGAGCTCTACGGCTGTGAATGGCTCG ACGGTTTGGTGTCCTACAACGCTCCAGCAGGAGAACAGATGAGTCTAGAGGGACAGCCTGTCCACTTCAACGACTCGGTGTACGACGGAGCCGTCATCTACAG TATGACGGAGGGCCTGGGCCAGCTGACTGATGGGATGTGTGGATTAGATGACTTCACCCACAGCCACGTCTACAATGTGTGGCCTGGCTACGACTACGTAGGTTGGACCAACGAGAGCTTCCCCAACGGATACGTGGAGATCATGTTCGAGTTCGACCGCACACGCAACTTCACCACCATGaag gtgcACTGTAACAACATGTTCATGCAGCATATCAAGGCATTCCGCCAGGTGGTGTGTTACTTCCGTTCCGAGGCTGACTGGGAGGCCACGCCCCTTTCCTTCAGCCCTGTGGTGGACGACGTCAATCCCAGCGCCCGATTCATCACTGTCTCTCTGGCCAATCACATGGCCAGTGCTATGAAGTGCCATTTCTACTTCGCTGACGCCTGGATGATGTTTAGCGAAATCACCTTCCAGTCAG ACACAGCCATGTACAATACTACCCTGGCTCCACCCAAGACTGGCAGTGGCCCCCCCACCAGCACTCAACCAG GGGATGACCCCACCCACAAAATAGACGACAGCAACACcagaattctgattggctgcctgGTGGCCATCATCTTTATCCTCGTTgccatcatcgtcatcatcctcTGGAGGCAGGTCTGGCAAAAGATGCTGGAGAAG GCCTCGCGGCGGATGCTGGACGATGAACTAACTGCTAGTCTGTCACTACAGAGCGAGACATTCGCCTACAGCCACAACAacccttcatcatcatcatcatcgtcagcACCCAGCGAACAGGAGTCTAGCTCCACCTACGAGCGTATCTTCCCCCTGGGCCCTGACTACCAGGAGCCGTCACGACTGATACGCAAGCTACCTGAGTTCTCCCACAGCTCGGAGGAGGCCG CATTGACCAGCACAGTGGTGGCAGTGACAGCCTCCAAGGCTCCCACGGCAACATTTGCCCAGGACGGAGTCCCTCACTATGCCGAGGCAGACATCGTCAACCTGCAGGGCGTAACTGGGGGCAACACGTACGCGGTCCCTGCCCTAACCATGGACCTGCTGTCAGGGAAGGACGTGGCGGTGGAAGAGTTCCCCAGGAAACTGCTCACCTTTAAAGAAAAGCTGGGCGAGGGACAGTTTGGAGAG GTCCACCTGTGTGAGGCAGAGGGCATGCAGGAGTTTATGGATGAGGATTTCTCCTTTGACATCAGTGACAACCAGCCAGTACTGGTGGCTGTTAAGATGCTAAGGGCAGACGCTAACAAAAACGCCAG GAACGACTTCCTGAAGGAGATTAAGATCATGTCTCGTCTGAAGGACCCTAACATCATCCGTCTGCTGGCCGTGTGTATCTGCAGTGACCCCCTCTGCATGATCACAGAGTACATGGAGAATGGAGACCTCAACCAGTTCCTGTCCCGCCATGAACCTGAGGGACAGCTAGCGCTCATCAGCAACGCACCCACTGTCAG CTACAGTAACCTGTGCTACATGGCCACTCAGATTGCCTCAGGGATGAGGTACCTCTCCTCGCTCAACTTTGTCCACAGAGACCTGGCCACGAGGAACTGTCTGGTGGGGAAGAACTACACCATCAAGATCGCTGACTTTGGCATGAGCAGGAACCTGTACAGCGGAGACTACTACCGCATCCAGGGTCGGGCCGTGCTGCCCATACGATGGATGTCCTGGGAGAGCATACTGCTG GGTAAGTTCACCACAGCCAGTGACGTGTGGGCGTTTGGGGTGACTCTGTGGGAGACCCTAACCTTCTGTAACGAGCAGCCTTACTCCCAGCTGACTGACGAACAGGTCATAGAGAACACTGGCGAGTTCTTCAGGGACCAGAAACGACAG GTCTACCTTCCCCAGCCAGTGCTGTGTCCTGACTCTGTGTATAAGATCATGCTGAATTGTTGGAGGAGGAACACCAAGGAGAGGCCTTCCTTCCAGGACATCCACCGAGCACTACTGGAGAGCCAAGCTTAG
- the LOC110521689 gene encoding discoidin domain-containing receptor 2 isoform X2, whose protein sequence is MKRLWDKHFPLLILLYLVGGVTSQVNPGVCRYPLGMSGGQIQDEDISASSQWSESTAARYGRLDFEEGDGAWCPERTVEPDSLKEFLQVDLRSLHFITLVGTQGRHAGGIGNEFAQMYKIKYSRDGSRWISWRNRQGNQVIEGNRNAYDIMLKDLEPPIIARFVRFMPVSDHSMNVCMRVELYGCEWLDGLVSYNAPAGEQMSLEGQPVHFNDSVYDGAVIYSMTEGLGQLTDGMCGLDDFTHSHVYNVWPGYDYVGWTNESFPNGYVEIMFEFDRTRNFTTMKVHCNNMFMQHIKAFRQVVCYFRSEADWEATPLSFSPVVDDVNPSARFITVSLANHMASAMKCHFYFADAWMMFSEITFQSDTAMYNTTLAPPKTGSGPPTSTQPDDSNTRILIGCLVAIIFILVAIIVIILWRQVWQKMLEKASRRMLDDELTASLSLQSETFAYSHNNPSSSSSSSAPSEQESSSTYERIFPLGPDYQEPSRLIRKLPEFSHSSEEAALTSTVVAVTASKAPTATFAQDGVPHYAEADIVNLQGVTGGNTYAVPALTMDLLSGKDVAVEEFPRKLLTFKEKLGEGQFGEVHLCEAEGMQEFMDEDFSFDISDNQPVLVAVKMLRADANKNARNDFLKEIKIMSRLKDPNIIRLLAVCICSDPLCMITEYMENGDLNQFLSRHEPEGQLALISNAPTVSYSNLCYMATQIASGMRYLSSLNFVHRDLATRNCLVGKNYTIKIADFGMSRNLYSGDYYRIQGRAVLPIRWMSWESILLGKFTTASDVWAFGVTLWETLTFCNEQPYSQLTDEQVIENTGEFFRDQKRQVYLPQPVLCPDSVYKIMLNCWRRNTKERPSFQDIHRALLESQA, encoded by the exons atgaagCGCCTGTGGGACAAACACTTTCCGTTGCTCATCCTTCTCTATCTGGTAGGAGGCGTCACCTCACAGGTTAACCCAG GTGTGTGTCGGTACCCTCTGGGGATGTCAGGAGGGCAGATTCAGGATGAAGACATCTCAGCCTCCAGTCAGTGGTCTGAGTCGACTGCTGCTAGATACGGCag gttGGACTTTGAGGAGGGTGATGGCGCGTGGTGTCCAGAGAGAACGGTGGAACCAGACAGCCTGAAGGAGTTCCTCCAGGTAGACCTGCGCTCCCTCCACTTCATCACCCTGGTGGGCACCCAGGGCCGCCACGCAGGGGGCATCGGCAACGAGTTTGCCCAGATGTACAAGATCAAATACAGCCGTGACGGCAGCCGCTGGATCTCCTGGAGGAACAGGCAAGGCAACCAG GTCATTGAGGGGAACAGGAATGCATATGACATCATGCTGAAGGACCTGGAGCCTCCGATCATCGCCCGCTTCGTGAGGTTCATGCCCGTCTCAGACCACTCTATGAACGTCTGCATGAGGGTGGAGCTCTACGGCTGTGAATGGCTCG ACGGTTTGGTGTCCTACAACGCTCCAGCAGGAGAACAGATGAGTCTAGAGGGACAGCCTGTCCACTTCAACGACTCGGTGTACGACGGAGCCGTCATCTACAG TATGACGGAGGGCCTGGGCCAGCTGACTGATGGGATGTGTGGATTAGATGACTTCACCCACAGCCACGTCTACAATGTGTGGCCTGGCTACGACTACGTAGGTTGGACCAACGAGAGCTTCCCCAACGGATACGTGGAGATCATGTTCGAGTTCGACCGCACACGCAACTTCACCACCATGaag gtgcACTGTAACAACATGTTCATGCAGCATATCAAGGCATTCCGCCAGGTGGTGTGTTACTTCCGTTCCGAGGCTGACTGGGAGGCCACGCCCCTTTCCTTCAGCCCTGTGGTGGACGACGTCAATCCCAGCGCCCGATTCATCACTGTCTCTCTGGCCAATCACATGGCCAGTGCTATGAAGTGCCATTTCTACTTCGCTGACGCCTGGATGATGTTTAGCGAAATCACCTTCCAGTCAG ACACAGCCATGTACAATACTACCCTGGCTCCACCCAAGACTGGCAGTGGCCCCCCCACCAGCACTCAACCAG ACGACAGCAACACcagaattctgattggctgcctgGTGGCCATCATCTTTATCCTCGTTgccatcatcgtcatcatcctcTGGAGGCAGGTCTGGCAAAAGATGCTGGAGAAG GCCTCGCGGCGGATGCTGGACGATGAACTAACTGCTAGTCTGTCACTACAGAGCGAGACATTCGCCTACAGCCACAACAacccttcatcatcatcatcatcgtcagcACCCAGCGAACAGGAGTCTAGCTCCACCTACGAGCGTATCTTCCCCCTGGGCCCTGACTACCAGGAGCCGTCACGACTGATACGCAAGCTACCTGAGTTCTCCCACAGCTCGGAGGAGGCCG CATTGACCAGCACAGTGGTGGCAGTGACAGCCTCCAAGGCTCCCACGGCAACATTTGCCCAGGACGGAGTCCCTCACTATGCCGAGGCAGACATCGTCAACCTGCAGGGCGTAACTGGGGGCAACACGTACGCGGTCCCTGCCCTAACCATGGACCTGCTGTCAGGGAAGGACGTGGCGGTGGAAGAGTTCCCCAGGAAACTGCTCACCTTTAAAGAAAAGCTGGGCGAGGGACAGTTTGGAGAG GTCCACCTGTGTGAGGCAGAGGGCATGCAGGAGTTTATGGATGAGGATTTCTCCTTTGACATCAGTGACAACCAGCCAGTACTGGTGGCTGTTAAGATGCTAAGGGCAGACGCTAACAAAAACGCCAG GAACGACTTCCTGAAGGAGATTAAGATCATGTCTCGTCTGAAGGACCCTAACATCATCCGTCTGCTGGCCGTGTGTATCTGCAGTGACCCCCTCTGCATGATCACAGAGTACATGGAGAATGGAGACCTCAACCAGTTCCTGTCCCGCCATGAACCTGAGGGACAGCTAGCGCTCATCAGCAACGCACCCACTGTCAG CTACAGTAACCTGTGCTACATGGCCACTCAGATTGCCTCAGGGATGAGGTACCTCTCCTCGCTCAACTTTGTCCACAGAGACCTGGCCACGAGGAACTGTCTGGTGGGGAAGAACTACACCATCAAGATCGCTGACTTTGGCATGAGCAGGAACCTGTACAGCGGAGACTACTACCGCATCCAGGGTCGGGCCGTGCTGCCCATACGATGGATGTCCTGGGAGAGCATACTGCTG GGTAAGTTCACCACAGCCAGTGACGTGTGGGCGTTTGGGGTGACTCTGTGGGAGACCCTAACCTTCTGTAACGAGCAGCCTTACTCCCAGCTGACTGACGAACAGGTCATAGAGAACACTGGCGAGTTCTTCAGGGACCAGAAACGACAG GTCTACCTTCCCCAGCCAGTGCTGTGTCCTGACTCTGTGTATAAGATCATGCTGAATTGTTGGAGGAGGAACACCAAGGAGAGGCCTTCCTTCCAGGACATCCACCGAGCACTACTGGAGAGCCAAGCTTAG
- the LOC110521689 gene encoding discoidin domain-containing receptor 2 isoform X4, whose protein sequence is MKRLWDKHFPLLILLYLVGGVTSQVNPGVCRYPLGMSGGQIQDEDISASSQWSESTAARYGRLDFEEGDGAWCPERTVEPDSLKEFLQVDLRSLHFITLVGTQGRHAGGIGNEFAQMYKIKYSRDGSRWISWRNRQGNQVIEGNRNAYDIMLKDLEPPIIARFVRFMPVSDHSMNVCMRVELYGCEWLDGLVSYNAPAGEQMSLEGQPVHFNDSVYDGAVIYSMTEGLGQLTDGMCGLDDFTHSHVYNVWPGYDYVGWTNESFPNGYVEIMFEFDRTRNFTTMKVHCNNMFMQHIKAFRQVVCYFRSEADWEATPLSFSPVVDDVNPSARFITVSLANHMASAMKCHFYFADAWMMFSEITFQSDTAMYNTTLAPPKTGSGPPTSTQPDDSNTRILIGCLVAIIFILVAIIVIILWRQVWQKMLEKSETFAYSHNNPSSSSSSSAPSEQESSSTYERIFPLGPDYQEPSRLIRKLPEFSHSSEEAALTSTVVAVTASKAPTATFAQDGVPHYAEADIVNLQGVTGGNTYAVPALTMDLLSGKDVAVEEFPRKLLTFKEKLGEGQFGEVHLCEAEGMQEFMDEDFSFDISDNQPVLVAVKMLRADANKNARNDFLKEIKIMSRLKDPNIIRLLAVCICSDPLCMITEYMENGDLNQFLSRHEPEGQLALISNAPTVSYSNLCYMATQIASGMRYLSSLNFVHRDLATRNCLVGKNYTIKIADFGMSRNLYSGDYYRIQGRAVLPIRWMSWESILLGKFTTASDVWAFGVTLWETLTFCNEQPYSQLTDEQVIENTGEFFRDQKRQVYLPQPVLCPDSVYKIMLNCWRRNTKERPSFQDIHRALLESQA, encoded by the exons atgaagCGCCTGTGGGACAAACACTTTCCGTTGCTCATCCTTCTCTATCTGGTAGGAGGCGTCACCTCACAGGTTAACCCAG GTGTGTGTCGGTACCCTCTGGGGATGTCAGGAGGGCAGATTCAGGATGAAGACATCTCAGCCTCCAGTCAGTGGTCTGAGTCGACTGCTGCTAGATACGGCag gttGGACTTTGAGGAGGGTGATGGCGCGTGGTGTCCAGAGAGAACGGTGGAACCAGACAGCCTGAAGGAGTTCCTCCAGGTAGACCTGCGCTCCCTCCACTTCATCACCCTGGTGGGCACCCAGGGCCGCCACGCAGGGGGCATCGGCAACGAGTTTGCCCAGATGTACAAGATCAAATACAGCCGTGACGGCAGCCGCTGGATCTCCTGGAGGAACAGGCAAGGCAACCAG GTCATTGAGGGGAACAGGAATGCATATGACATCATGCTGAAGGACCTGGAGCCTCCGATCATCGCCCGCTTCGTGAGGTTCATGCCCGTCTCAGACCACTCTATGAACGTCTGCATGAGGGTGGAGCTCTACGGCTGTGAATGGCTCG ACGGTTTGGTGTCCTACAACGCTCCAGCAGGAGAACAGATGAGTCTAGAGGGACAGCCTGTCCACTTCAACGACTCGGTGTACGACGGAGCCGTCATCTACAG TATGACGGAGGGCCTGGGCCAGCTGACTGATGGGATGTGTGGATTAGATGACTTCACCCACAGCCACGTCTACAATGTGTGGCCTGGCTACGACTACGTAGGTTGGACCAACGAGAGCTTCCCCAACGGATACGTGGAGATCATGTTCGAGTTCGACCGCACACGCAACTTCACCACCATGaag gtgcACTGTAACAACATGTTCATGCAGCATATCAAGGCATTCCGCCAGGTGGTGTGTTACTTCCGTTCCGAGGCTGACTGGGAGGCCACGCCCCTTTCCTTCAGCCCTGTGGTGGACGACGTCAATCCCAGCGCCCGATTCATCACTGTCTCTCTGGCCAATCACATGGCCAGTGCTATGAAGTGCCATTTCTACTTCGCTGACGCCTGGATGATGTTTAGCGAAATCACCTTCCAGTCAG ACACAGCCATGTACAATACTACCCTGGCTCCACCCAAGACTGGCAGTGGCCCCCCCACCAGCACTCAACCAG ACGACAGCAACACcagaattctgattggctgcctgGTGGCCATCATCTTTATCCTCGTTgccatcatcgtcatcatcctcTGGAGGCAGGTCTGGCAAAAGATGCTGGAGAAG AGCGAGACATTCGCCTACAGCCACAACAacccttcatcatcatcatcatcgtcagcACCCAGCGAACAGGAGTCTAGCTCCACCTACGAGCGTATCTTCCCCCTGGGCCCTGACTACCAGGAGCCGTCACGACTGATACGCAAGCTACCTGAGTTCTCCCACAGCTCGGAGGAGGCCG CATTGACCAGCACAGTGGTGGCAGTGACAGCCTCCAAGGCTCCCACGGCAACATTTGCCCAGGACGGAGTCCCTCACTATGCCGAGGCAGACATCGTCAACCTGCAGGGCGTAACTGGGGGCAACACGTACGCGGTCCCTGCCCTAACCATGGACCTGCTGTCAGGGAAGGACGTGGCGGTGGAAGAGTTCCCCAGGAAACTGCTCACCTTTAAAGAAAAGCTGGGCGAGGGACAGTTTGGAGAG GTCCACCTGTGTGAGGCAGAGGGCATGCAGGAGTTTATGGATGAGGATTTCTCCTTTGACATCAGTGACAACCAGCCAGTACTGGTGGCTGTTAAGATGCTAAGGGCAGACGCTAACAAAAACGCCAG GAACGACTTCCTGAAGGAGATTAAGATCATGTCTCGTCTGAAGGACCCTAACATCATCCGTCTGCTGGCCGTGTGTATCTGCAGTGACCCCCTCTGCATGATCACAGAGTACATGGAGAATGGAGACCTCAACCAGTTCCTGTCCCGCCATGAACCTGAGGGACAGCTAGCGCTCATCAGCAACGCACCCACTGTCAG CTACAGTAACCTGTGCTACATGGCCACTCAGATTGCCTCAGGGATGAGGTACCTCTCCTCGCTCAACTTTGTCCACAGAGACCTGGCCACGAGGAACTGTCTGGTGGGGAAGAACTACACCATCAAGATCGCTGACTTTGGCATGAGCAGGAACCTGTACAGCGGAGACTACTACCGCATCCAGGGTCGGGCCGTGCTGCCCATACGATGGATGTCCTGGGAGAGCATACTGCTG GGTAAGTTCACCACAGCCAGTGACGTGTGGGCGTTTGGGGTGACTCTGTGGGAGACCCTAACCTTCTGTAACGAGCAGCCTTACTCCCAGCTGACTGACGAACAGGTCATAGAGAACACTGGCGAGTTCTTCAGGGACCAGAAACGACAG GTCTACCTTCCCCAGCCAGTGCTGTGTCCTGACTCTGTGTATAAGATCATGCTGAATTGTTGGAGGAGGAACACCAAGGAGAGGCCTTCCTTCCAGGACATCCACCGAGCACTACTGGAGAGCCAAGCTTAG